In Paludibaculum fermentans, the genomic stretch TTGCCGCGAGGATGCTATCTCTGTTCATCTGTGCGTTCTCCTTTGACTCGTTTGTTTAGTCGCCCGACTTTTCGCGGGGCGAGAACCGGGTGAGCAGGGCCATCAGGCGAGCCGCGGCCGCCGGCGGAGTGCTCTTGTGCACCACCTCTTCCGTGGTCAGGCGCTTTCCGTAAAGGGTCTGGTTCTCTTCCATGTCCTGGCGCAGCGTAGCGCCTTGCAGGGAGATTCCGGCAAAGACACCACGCGCGCGGGACCAGGAAAGGATCTCAGCCCGCATGAACGCGTCGGTATCGGCGGTAGCCGTGCGGCCCACCGGTCCGGCGGCCACTGAACCTTCTCCACCCAGCGTGAACTGGCTGTCCAGAAGCTTCTTGGCGCCGCTCTCATTCATCACAAGCATAACGACATCGGTCTCCGACCCGCCAATCTGGAAGCCGACACTGCCGCCTTCCACGCGGATCGCGGCCGGCGCCGACCAACCCACCCGGCCGACCAGCCGGCAGGAAAGGAAGCCCTTGCCATACTTGCCGCCGACAATGAACGCGCCCTTCTTCAGGCCGGGCACCACCACGACGCAGTGCGCCTTTTCCATGAGGTCCTGGGGAATGCCCTTATCCGGCGTTCCCATGATTTCCGATAACACCACGGCCGATTCGTCCAGGCGCTGAACGGCGGGCGGTTCTTTTGCCATCAGCGGCAGAGCGGCCAAGAGTGTAATACCTAGAATCTGTTTCATTTAGAAACCTCCGTTTCTACTTCTGGCTTCTAAATCGCAATCTCCTTGCCATTTTCAGCAAGGAGACACTAACCGCTTTCATTTGTGCCGGATAGGGGGAATTGTAGACTCTCCGCACACACCGGCACGGAGGGCTGGCGGTGGGTAGACGGTAATTTTGACCGCCACGGTTCTGGGCGAAGAACCCGAAACCTCTCCAACCTGAGCGGAATCAGGCAGAAACGATTAGTGGCGGGGGCCGCCAATCCACGCCATGCCATCCGGACCGCCGCCGGTTTCAAACTGCCCCGTTTTCGTCATCGATTTGAGATCGATCACTGCCACATGATTGTCCCCCGCCACCGCCACATACGCCCGCGCGCCGCCGGGTTCGATGAGGATCCCCTCCGGCGCCTGCCCCAGCGGCACTTTCTTGCTCACCTTGCGCGTCGCGACATCCACGATCACCAACTCGCCGGAGTCGAGATCCGAGATGAGCACCGTCTTGCCATCCGGCGTGAACTTCAACCGGTTCGACCGCCTGGTGCCGAGCGGCAACGTCTCGATAACCTTCTTCGAAGCGATGTCGATCACCGACACCCCGCCGTCGCGCGAGTGCGCCGCCCACAACTGACTTCCGTCCGGCGAGACATCAAAGCCCTCGGGCCCCTTCCCCACGGGAACGACCGTCTGATTCCAGTTCATGCTGCCCGCCGTGCGTTCGAAAATCGAGATGGAATCGGAGCTGATGTTGGCGGTGAACAGCCGGTTCGTATCCGCGCTGAACTGCAGCATGTGCGTGGTGTTCTGGCCCGTCCCCAGCAGGTAGTCGAGGCGCTGCGACGCCGGATCGTAGCGAGCCACTACCTTGTTCACCTCTGCTGTAAACCAGACCTTTCCATCCATCAAGGCGATCCCGTGCGGCCGCAGCATGGGCGCCACCTCCAACCGCTTCAACTCCCTGGGACCTGAGAGGTCGATAATGGAAATCGACTTCCCTGGAGTCGGGCCGCTGCCGTAATTCGTGGCATAGGCGACGGTCCCCTCCGCATTCACCACCACTTCGTGCGGACCCTCACCCGTGGCCACCTTCCCCGTGATCTTGCCGGTCGCCGGATCCACGATCACCACCGTGGCATCGGCTTTGTTCAAGACCAGCAGCGCCGGTGACGGCAGTTCCGCGGCCCAAACGGAGACGGCCAGCAGAGTGACGGAAAGGGGGAGAAGCGCGCCCAGGGAAGTCTTCATGGGAATCCATTGTGCCGCGCTTTTCCCTGCCCTGCCGTAAATTCAGGCCGGATGTGTCTCATATTGCATGGCGCCGGCGATCGTCCCGCCCGGATCCTGGAAGAACAGCAACTGGCCCACCCCGGCCAGCGTGCAGATGGGCATCACAATCTTGCCGCCGTGCGCCTCGATCGCGTCGGCCGTGGCCGCGATATCTTCCACTGAAATCGTACATTCGAACCCAAACATGGGGACCCCCGGCACGATCTCCCGCCGCTGCTGCAGAGAGCCGAGCAACGGCGCCCCGGCCGCCGCCCCCATATCGATCATGTAAAACCCGGGCGGGCCCCAGGCGTTGAACTTCCACCCGAACACTCCCTCATAGAAAGCGCGGGAAGCAGGCAGGTCTGAAGTGTTAATGGAAAAGTGGGCTACTTGGTTTGGCATGTGGACATCCCTCCAACTGCGTCTGCGATCTACACGGATTCTAAGGCATGGCGTCCGGGGCAGGATCACGCTATATTGCCAGTTCATGCCGAAATCCCGCCAACTGTACCTGGATCCCACCGTCCTGGTCAGGAGCTTCGGTGTCACCCTCACCAACACCGCCCTCATCCCACCGCATGCGGCCGGCTGGCATGAGCTCATCTACGCGATCCAGGGTGTCCTCACCGTGCGGACCGACCAGGCCGCCTGGGTGCTGCCCCCTCACCGCGCCGTCTGGATCCCGCAGGGCATCCAGCACCGCCTGGAAATGACCGGCACCGTGGCTCTGCGCAACCTCTACGTGCGAGCCGACATCCGCCCCTCCGGTTGGGCGCCTTCCGGCTGTTGCGTCGTCAACGTCACCGGCCTGCTGCGCGAAATCATCGTGCGCACCATCCACTGGAGCGTGCTCGACACCCGCCAGCCCGAGCAGCGCCGCCTGATCGGGGTCCTGCTGGATGAGTTGAAGGTCCTCCACTCGGTCCCGCTGCAGTTGCCCGCACCCAAAGACGAACGGGCCGTCCGCTTCGCCGCGCTGGCTGCCGCGGACGGCGGCGCGCGTACTCCGGTCCCCAAACTCCTGCGAGCCTGCGGAGCCAGCCGCCGGACCATGGAACGCATCTTTCACGAGGAGACCGCCATGAGCCTCGGCCAATGGCTGCGCCGCCGCAATCTGCTGCACAGCCTGAAACTGCTGGCGGCGGGCCAGGGCGTCCAGGCCATCTCCGAGGAACTCGGCTACCAGAGCACCAGCGCGTTTATCGCCATGTTTCGCCGTGAGTTAGGAGAAACACCGGGCCGCTATTTCGACCCGCGGTAGAATCCCTTCCCACTCGCGCGTCCGGGCTGTCTATCATGTCCCTATGGCCCTGAACCCCCTCGCCGGCTTCCCGGCTCCGGCTGAACTGCTCGTCGACACCGCTCAATTGGAGCGCGATTACTACGCCAACAAGCCCGACATGGGCGACCAGCAGCAACTCGTCAGCTTCGGCACCAGCGGCCACCGGGGAACTTCCTCCAACAGCACTTTTACCGAATCGCACATCCTCGCCATCACCCAGGCGATCTGCGAATACCGCCAGATGAAGGGCTATACCGGGGCCCTCGTCATGGGCAAGGACACCCACGCCCTCTCCGCCGCGGCCCAGCGCACGGCCCTCGAGGTGCTGGCCGCCAACGAGCAAACCACGCTGATTCAACAGGATGACGGCTTTACCCCGACACCGGTGGTCAGCCACGCCATCCTGGAGCGCAACCGCGGCCTCAGCGCCGGCTGGAGCGACGGCATCGTCATTACGCCCTCGCACAATCCCCCCTCCGACGGTGGCTTCAAGTACAACCCGCCCAACGGCGGCCCGGCCGACACCGACGTCACCAACTGGATCCAGGACCGCGCCAACGAGCTATTGCGCGAGAACAACGTCGGCGTCCGCCACGTCCCGTTTGAACGAGCCATCCGCGCCGATTGCATCCATGAGCGCGACTTCATCCCCGGTTTCGTCCGCGCCCTTGCCGCCGTCATCGACATGGAAGCCATCTCCAAGGCCGGCCTCAAGATCGGCGTCGATCCCCTGGGCGGAGCCGCCGTCCACTACTGGGCCGAGGTCGCCTCCCGCTTCAACCTCGACCTGACCGTCGTCAATCCCAATGTAGACCCGCAGTTCGGTTTCATGACCGTCGACCACGACGGGAAGATCCGCATGGACTGCTCCAGTCCCTACGCCATGGCCGGCCTCGTCCAGCTCAAGGACAAGTTCGACATCGCCTTCGGCAACGATCCCGACGCCGACCGCCACGGAATCGTCACCCGCTCCGCCGGCCTGATGAACCCCAACCACTTTCTGTGCGTGGCCATCCGCTACCTCCTCATCAACCGCAAGAACTGGAGCACCGGCGCCCGCATCGGCAAAACCCTGGTCTCCAGCGCGTTAATCGACCGGGTAGTGAACAAACTGGGGCGCGGAGTCTACGAAGTGCCCGTCGGCTTCAAGTGGTTCGCCCCTGGCCTCTTCGACGGCAGCGTCGCCTTTGGCGGCGAG encodes the following:
- a CDS encoding lipid-binding SYLF domain-containing protein → MKQILGITLLAALPLMAKEPPAVQRLDESAVVLSEIMGTPDKGIPQDLMEKAHCVVVVPGLKKGAFIVGGKYGKGFLSCRLVGRVGWSAPAAIRVEGGSVGFQIGGSETDVVMLVMNESGAKKLLDSQFTLGGEGSVAAGPVGRTATADTDAFMRAEILSWSRARGVFAGISLQGATLRQDMEENQTLYGKRLTTEEVVHKSTPPAAAARLMALLTRFSPREKSGD
- a CDS encoding YncE family protein codes for the protein MKTSLGALLPLSVTLLAVSVWAAELPSPALLVLNKADATVVIVDPATGKITGKVATGEGPHEVVVNAEGTVAYATNYGSGPTPGKSISIIDLSGPRELKRLEVAPMLRPHGIALMDGKVWFTAEVNKVVARYDPASQRLDYLLGTGQNTTHMLQFSADTNRLFTANISSDSISIFERTAGSMNWNQTVVPVGKGPEGFDVSPDGSQLWAAHSRDGGVSVIDIASKKVIETLPLGTRRSNRLKFTPDGKTVLISDLDSGELVIVDVATRKVSKKVPLGQAPEGILIEPGGARAYVAVAGDNHVAVIDLKSMTKTGQFETGGGPDGMAWIGGPRH
- a CDS encoding VOC family protein; protein product: MPNQVAHFSINTSDLPASRAFYEGVFGWKFNAWGPPGFYMIDMGAAAGAPLLGSLQQRREIVPGVPMFGFECTISVEDIAATADAIEAHGGKIVMPICTLAGVGQLLFFQDPGGTIAGAMQYETHPA
- a CDS encoding AraC family transcriptional regulator yields the protein MPKSRQLYLDPTVLVRSFGVTLTNTALIPPHAAGWHELIYAIQGVLTVRTDQAAWVLPPHRAVWIPQGIQHRLEMTGTVALRNLYVRADIRPSGWAPSGCCVVNVTGLLREIIVRTIHWSVLDTRQPEQRRLIGVLLDELKVLHSVPLQLPAPKDERAVRFAALAAADGGARTPVPKLLRACGASRRTMERIFHEETAMSLGQWLRRRNLLHSLKLLAAGQGVQAISEELGYQSTSAFIAMFRRELGETPGRYFDPR
- the pgm gene encoding phosphoglucomutase (alpha-D-glucose-1,6-bisphosphate-dependent), whose translation is MALNPLAGFPAPAELLVDTAQLERDYYANKPDMGDQQQLVSFGTSGHRGTSSNSTFTESHILAITQAICEYRQMKGYTGALVMGKDTHALSAAAQRTALEVLAANEQTTLIQQDDGFTPTPVVSHAILERNRGLSAGWSDGIVITPSHNPPSDGGFKYNPPNGGPADTDVTNWIQDRANELLRENNVGVRHVPFERAIRADCIHERDFIPGFVRALAAVIDMEAISKAGLKIGVDPLGGAAVHYWAEVASRFNLDLTVVNPNVDPQFGFMTVDHDGKIRMDCSSPYAMAGLVQLKDKFDIAFGNDPDADRHGIVTRSAGLMNPNHFLCVAIRYLLINRKNWSTGARIGKTLVSSALIDRVVNKLGRGVYEVPVGFKWFAPGLFDGSVAFGGEESAGASFLRQDGSVWTTDKDGLIMGLLACEITARTGRDPGEHYQDITQEFGASYYTRIDTPSTPEQKAKLSQLSPAAVTDETLAGAHITAKLTTAPGNGASIGGLKVVTDQGWFAARPSGTENIYKLYAESLVSEQHLESIVSEARDLVARSL